The following coding sequences lie in one Haladaptatus sp. DJG-WS-42 genomic window:
- a CDS encoding DUF5786 family protein produces the protein MSMGAYDEQEHMRREAKASSVNADNTDDTRVRYEGKVEYDSGDSAAALLEQFKKMKQQ, from the coding sequence ATGTCAATGGGTGCCTATGACGAACAGGAACACATGCGCCGCGAAGCAAAAGCCAGCAGTGTCAACGCCGACAACACAGACGACACACGCGTTCGATACGAGGGCAAAGTCGAGTACGATTCAGGTGACTCGGCTGCGGCGTTGCTCGAACAGTTCAAGAAGATGAAACAGCAGTAA
- a CDS encoding DUF5784 family protein has product MAGPLRFRRSPQQWSEKRVRRALLSELDETMGATMSGSWFKPPGGYTACRFTMDNGDFALFCWTDSEAYWLGNTQTPSVLWRTDKYSFDEVPYPVARWAQRELLADLKDTDPWLAGYDHVAWYFLPVFFSKDGRETTRRYFYDHSSGFPDADRDEAIQFYEDLLDTGLLDEYRYTMASKLGTSARLDQTRMDATMGEFNAARLLIDAGYELVPEIDVHTGHTLDFRALKDTEDVIVEVTRPRPPTKRVANTPTAAVRDTAATKTNGQLSEHHDAVLFVDCTSFRDDEWNAVAGEQPNVHHEPAVVFRARPDGSFSGYKKGAVPLSLDGVIDWA; this is encoded by the coding sequence GTGGCAGGTCCGCTTCGCTTCCGGCGATCACCCCAGCAGTGGTCCGAAAAGCGGGTGCGCCGGGCACTGCTTTCTGAACTCGATGAGACCATGGGCGCGACCATGTCCGGGTCGTGGTTCAAACCACCCGGGGGGTACACGGCGTGCCGCTTTACGATGGACAACGGCGACTTCGCGCTCTTTTGTTGGACCGACAGCGAGGCCTACTGGCTCGGCAACACCCAAACGCCGAGCGTCCTCTGGCGGACGGACAAGTACTCGTTCGACGAAGTGCCCTATCCCGTCGCCCGCTGGGCGCAGCGCGAACTCTTAGCCGACCTGAAAGACACAGACCCGTGGCTCGCAGGCTACGACCACGTCGCGTGGTACTTCCTCCCCGTCTTCTTCTCGAAAGACGGCCGCGAAACCACGCGTCGGTACTTCTACGACCACTCCTCTGGATTCCCGGACGCAGACCGTGACGAGGCCATTCAGTTCTACGAAGACCTCTTGGACACCGGATTGCTCGACGAGTATCGCTACACCATGGCGTCGAAACTCGGGACGAGCGCCCGCCTCGACCAGACGCGCATGGACGCGACGATGGGCGAGTTCAACGCCGCCCGTCTCCTCATCGACGCTGGTTACGAGTTAGTGCCCGAAATCGACGTTCACACCGGACACACCCTCGACTTTCGCGCCCTCAAAGACACTGAGGATGTCATCGTGGAAGTCACCCGCCCGCGCCCGCCGACCAAGCGGGTGGCGAACACGCCCACGGCGGCCGTCCGCGACACCGCGGCAACGAAGACGAACGGCCAACTCAGCGAGCACCACGACGCCGTCCTCTTTGTTGACTGTACTTCGTTCCGCGACGACGAGTGGAACGCGGTCGCTGGCGAGCAACCGAACGTCCACCACGAACCAGCCGTCGTGTTCAGAGCACGACCCGACGGCTCGTTCAGCGGCTACAAAAAAGGGGCCGTGCCGCTCTCGCTTGACGGCGTGATTGACTGGGCCTAG
- a CDS encoding DUF2795 domain-containing protein encodes MRLNNGASELIEAQTYPTTSGDFVEQYGDEEIKLANGAETFGEVFGLYEADETFTDAEDAKLAAFQAVSHKGVGRRYYSDRESFDIGENSPEAVSF; translated from the coding sequence ATGAGACTCAACAACGGTGCAAGCGAACTCATCGAAGCCCAGACGTACCCAACAACCTCCGGCGACTTCGTCGAGCAGTACGGCGACGAGGAAATCAAGCTCGCAAACGGTGCAGAGACGTTCGGCGAGGTGTTCGGCCTGTACGAAGCCGACGAAACCTTCACCGACGCAGAGGACGCAAAGCTCGCGGCGTTCCAAGCAGTGAGCCACAAGGGCGTTGGTCGGCGCTACTACTCTGATCGCGAATCATTCGACATCGGCGAGAACAGTCCTGAGGCCGTCTCCTTCTAG
- a CDS encoding PHP domain-containing protein: MPVADLHVHTTASDGTMALDDVPRAATLAELDVVAITDHDLIHPGLSAPVTRREDITFIRGIELRVDAGSFDIDLLGYAVEPTDALVSTLETIQQNRLERAKEIVAAVEARLGVSLDIAYTSGVGRPHIARAIEASDAPYAYQDAFDDLIGDDGPCFVRRAAIPSFEAGARLLKDACAVVSLAHPFRYPHPEKALTLAASLDAVEAYYPYDRPVDDALLWEAVEAHDLLVTGGSDAHIDVLGKETVSGAELDRLCQRLSGSEPSTASET, from the coding sequence ATGCCGGTTGCAGACCTCCACGTACACACGACGGCGTCTGATGGCACGATGGCGCTCGATGACGTACCCCGGGCGGCGACGCTCGCGGAACTCGACGTGGTGGCCATCACCGACCACGACCTCATCCATCCCGGGCTGTCTGCGCCCGTGACCCGCCGCGAGGACATCACCTTCATCCGCGGTATCGAACTCCGAGTTGACGCCGGAAGCTTCGATATCGACCTGCTTGGCTACGCTGTCGAGCCAACGGACGCGCTCGTCTCGACCCTTGAGACGATTCAGCAAAACCGCCTCGAACGAGCCAAAGAAATCGTCGCAGCCGTCGAAGCCCGCCTCGGGGTCTCGCTCGACATAGCGTACACATCAGGCGTTGGCCGCCCACACATCGCCCGCGCCATCGAAGCAAGCGACGCTCCCTATGCCTACCAAGACGCCTTCGACGACCTCATTGGCGACGACGGACCGTGTTTCGTCCGCCGGGCGGCGATCCCCTCGTTCGAAGCCGGTGCCCGTCTCCTCAAAGACGCCTGCGCCGTCGTCAGCCTCGCCCACCCGTTCCGGTACCCCCACCCCGAGAAAGCCCTCACACTCGCCGCCTCGCTCGACGCTGTCGAGGCGTACTATCCCTACGACCGGCCCGTAGACGACGCGCTTCTCTGGGAGGCAGTCGAAGCACACGACCTGCTCGTGACCGGTGGCAGCGATGCCCATATCGACGTTCTGGGGAAGGAGACGGTGTCGGGCGCGGAACTCGACCGCCTCTGCCAACGTTTGTCAGGGTCGGAGCCTTCAACTGCTAGCGAAACGTAG
- a CDS encoding DUF6757 family protein: protein MRCHYCDREAAFAVEKDRMKVGLCEQHLRERMRELADAQAFGALPDGLDSK from the coding sequence ATGCGCTGTCACTACTGCGACCGAGAGGCTGCCTTCGCTGTCGAAAAAGACCGCATGAAGGTTGGCCTCTGTGAACAGCATCTGCGCGAGCGAATGCGCGAACTCGCCGACGCGCAGGCGTTCGGGGCGCTGCCTGACGGCCTCGATTCGAAATAA
- a CDS encoding ferredoxin family protein, which produces MAIDPQFHENREVVDEHNGHDVWGPVDEPEVLGIHGTHVAVDFDICLEDGACLEDCPVDVFEWVDTPGHPESERKADPAKEAQCIDCMLCVDVCPVDAIDVDAGRQAGGGW; this is translated from the coding sequence ATGGCAATTGACCCACAGTTCCACGAAAACCGCGAGGTAGTGGACGAACACAACGGCCACGACGTGTGGGGTCCCGTCGATGAACCCGAAGTACTCGGTATCCACGGAACCCACGTCGCAGTTGATTTTGACATCTGTCTCGAAGACGGCGCGTGTCTCGAAGACTGCCCCGTCGACGTGTTCGAGTGGGTAGACACCCCCGGCCACCCCGAAAGTGAGCGGAAAGCAGACCCGGCAAAAGAAGCCCAGTGTATCGACTGCATGCTCTGTGTAGACGTGTGTCCGGTCGATGCAATCGACGTTGACGCTGGCCGACAGGCCGGTGGCGGCTGGTAA
- a CDS encoding GNAT family N-acetyltransferase, which produces MKLSDKLEFGHEDRRLIYEYIESHGAVTPKELERTLRVDPSGLKHHIAILKRDGLIEVADDKLLVSIEAGTEEEFTDEGVDYTIRPARQEDLTGLVGAIRQVSEEKTYIVGESVADVIDHEEVLLRHNELESRMFFVACVNREVVGWVHLSAPELEKLGHTAELTVGVIDEYRGHGIGSHLLHRGLEWAGENGFEKIYNSVPSTNTDAIQFLETHDWEIEATRAKHYKLGDTYIDEVMMAVRL; this is translated from the coding sequence ATGAAACTCTCTGACAAGCTGGAGTTCGGCCACGAAGACCGGCGTCTCATCTACGAATACATCGAGAGCCACGGCGCGGTGACGCCAAAAGAGCTAGAGCGAACGCTTCGCGTCGACCCAAGCGGCCTCAAACACCACATCGCCATTCTCAAACGCGACGGCCTCATCGAGGTGGCCGACGACAAGCTGCTCGTCTCCATCGAAGCCGGAACAGAAGAGGAGTTCACCGACGAGGGCGTGGATTACACCATCCGCCCCGCCCGACAAGAAGACCTCACGGGGCTGGTGGGCGCGATTCGCCAGGTTTCAGAGGAAAAAACCTACATCGTCGGTGAGTCGGTCGCGGACGTTATCGACCACGAGGAGGTGTTGCTCCGGCACAACGAGTTGGAGTCGCGTATGTTCTTCGTCGCGTGCGTGAACCGCGAGGTCGTTGGCTGGGTGCATCTGAGCGCGCCTGAGTTGGAAAAACTCGGCCACACCGCAGAGTTGACCGTGGGCGTCATCGACGAGTACCGCGGCCACGGCATCGGGAGTCACCTCCTGCACCGCGGACTCGAATGGGCAGGAGAAAACGGCTTCGAGAAGATCTACAACTCCGTGCCGTCTACGAACACCGACGCAATCCAGTTCCTCGAAACCCACGACTGGGAAATCGAGGCGACGCGCGCGAAACACTACAAGCTTGGTGACACGTACATCGACGAAGTGATGATGGCTGTCCGCCTCTGA
- a CDS encoding FAD-dependent monooxygenase → MTEYEHYEAVVVGAGPGGAAAAAVLARNGIETLVLERGVDAGSKNVSGGLLYAEESAPYTIDDLFPDFRAEAAERPITEYHLHNIAGKKVKSFDITDLHEHDTEWSDAVLRRKMDSWLAGRVHEMTRETGGGLLTGVRVNGLLREKGKIIGVTCDELDPITADLIVAADGVNSELARAAGLMDWDEPEEWFQGVKAVAEMPADVIAERFGVSENEGIAHLFSGNLFGNVRGGGFLYTNQESLSIGTVFHLDSLMEERAEPHELLDNLLTHPLLADWLGNDYTELEYSAKLVPDSKKVAHTSPFKDNLVLVGDAAGQMQAQGPIIKGMNHAVTAGALAAEAFAEARARGDIEAVGQRYTDKLYDEGVMKKLRPRGYQVARRVGENGPAEGILDGLLTSPVGRLGIRALGGRLEKLYSAPSLSMMVPDTQTPYVTLPTVIAEELGTPVSTESEVTPPSLADRIGNLTYDTDVGNPHIKLLDNSLEASGAAVTACPVSAMDFGGGCYREETIMVDGTEERIVSLDTQPCIECGTCAVAAETKWEHPRGEKGVEFKWG, encoded by the coding sequence ATGACTGAGTACGAACATTATGAGGCAGTCGTGGTCGGCGCTGGCCCCGGTGGGGCAGCGGCGGCCGCGGTGCTCGCACGAAACGGTATCGAAACACTCGTTTTAGAACGCGGCGTCGACGCCGGGTCAAAGAACGTCTCCGGTGGCCTCCTCTACGCGGAGGAATCGGCCCCGTACACGATAGACGACCTCTTCCCCGACTTCCGCGCAGAGGCCGCAGAACGCCCGATTACGGAGTACCACCTCCACAACATCGCGGGCAAGAAGGTGAAGTCGTTCGACATCACCGACCTCCACGAACACGACACCGAGTGGTCTGATGCGGTGCTCCGGCGGAAGATGGACTCGTGGCTCGCCGGGAGAGTCCACGAGATGACCCGCGAGACGGGCGGCGGTCTGCTCACCGGCGTGCGCGTAAACGGCCTGCTCCGCGAGAAGGGGAAAATCATCGGCGTCACCTGCGACGAACTCGACCCCATCACCGCAGACCTCATCGTCGCCGCCGACGGGGTGAACTCGGAACTCGCCCGTGCGGCGGGGCTGATGGACTGGGACGAACCCGAAGAGTGGTTCCAAGGCGTCAAAGCGGTCGCAGAGATGCCTGCAGACGTCATCGCAGAACGCTTCGGCGTTAGCGAGAACGAGGGGATTGCCCACCTGTTTTCGGGCAACCTCTTTGGCAACGTCCGCGGGGGTGGCTTCCTCTACACCAACCAAGAGTCGCTGTCTATCGGGACGGTGTTCCACTTGGACTCGCTCATGGAAGAGCGCGCAGAGCCCCACGAGTTGCTCGACAACCTGCTCACCCACCCGCTGCTCGCAGACTGGCTCGGCAACGACTACACGGAACTCGAATACTCCGCGAAACTCGTCCCCGACTCGAAGAAGGTGGCTCATACGTCCCCGTTCAAGGACAACCTCGTGCTCGTTGGCGACGCTGCGGGCCAGATGCAAGCCCAAGGACCGATTATCAAGGGCATGAACCACGCCGTGACCGCAGGCGCGCTCGCCGCAGAGGCGTTCGCAGAAGCACGCGCACGCGGCGACATCGAGGCGGTTGGCCAACGCTACACCGACAAACTCTACGACGAAGGCGTGATGAAAAAGCTCCGCCCGCGCGGCTATCAGGTGGCGCGACGAGTCGGCGAAAACGGCCCGGCAGAGGGCATCCTCGATGGGTTGCTCACCTCGCCGGTAGGTCGCCTCGGCATCCGCGCGCTCGGTGGCCGACTCGAGAAACTCTACTCTGCGCCGTCGCTCTCGATGATGGTGCCGGACACGCAGACGCCGTACGTGACGCTGCCAACGGTGATTGCAGAAGAACTCGGGACGCCCGTTAGCACAGAGAGCGAGGTCACGCCGCCGTCGCTCGCAGACCGGATTGGGAACCTCACCTACGACACGGATGTGGGCAACCCGCACATCAAGCTGCTCGACAACTCGCTCGAAGCGAGCGGGGCGGCGGTCACGGCGTGTCCGGTGAGCGCGATGGACTTCGGCGGTGGCTGTTACCGCGAGGAGACGATAATGGTAGACGGCACAGAAGAGCGCATCGTGAGCCTCGACACCCAACCGTGTATCGAGTGTGGCACCTGCGCGGTGGCTGCAGAGACGAAGTGGGAGCACCCGCGCGGTGAGAAAGGCGTCGAGTTCAAGTGGGGCTGA
- a CDS encoding electron transfer flavoprotein subunit alpha/FixB family protein, with translation MALNPNDHTVPELEAELADVDDAAALAEILEAEKDGKNRTTALAAIEARMEAVGEPAADETDEAEAQAEPEGAKERQKAKRAIDLIELAEDLPEGLEHPTVDKKHVRALVGGTYRDMWVYCETQAGELIDVSKEMLGKARELMDEYNEEYDTDEQVVGVVIGDNASDLADDVIAYGADVAIYHEDERLERFQHKPYTELVSDMSREDADWRDYDKPRYFLFPATNNGRDLSAMVQAELDSGLASDCSDLYITDELISNPVKTGEPGVKVEFERVLHMKRPDFSGFEYSTILCLDNPTREFHPQGASVIPGSFPVPEADEDRVGLIVDHDLELPDDWFKVHVTEFDQLDEGVDLTGREVIVAVGRGIGKDPTKGIELALDLVKQFDDADLGLSRGVVTASYKVGGHVEQYVAEERQLGETGQVVAPPLYIAAGISGAIQHKVGVDQSETIIAINTDSDARIRDFSDYFIEGDLFEILPQLTAALESGELNLKALADGRGDAQ, from the coding sequence ATGGCGCTCAACCCAAACGACCACACGGTTCCGGAACTCGAAGCCGAACTCGCGGACGTAGACGACGCCGCAGCGTTAGCCGAGATACTCGAAGCCGAGAAAGACGGGAAGAATCGAACGACCGCACTCGCCGCCATCGAAGCCCGTATGGAAGCCGTTGGCGAACCAGCGGCGGACGAGACAGACGAAGCCGAGGCGCAAGCCGAACCGGAAGGCGCGAAAGAGCGCCAGAAAGCCAAGCGTGCCATCGACCTCATTGAGCTCGCGGAGGACTTACCGGAGGGACTCGAACACCCGACGGTGGACAAAAAGCACGTCCGCGCGCTCGTTGGCGGCACCTACCGCGACATGTGGGTGTACTGTGAGACGCAGGCGGGCGAGCTCATCGACGTGTCGAAGGAGATGCTCGGGAAGGCTCGCGAGCTGATGGACGAGTACAACGAGGAGTACGACACGGACGAACAGGTCGTCGGCGTCGTCATTGGTGACAACGCGAGCGACCTCGCAGACGACGTGATTGCCTACGGCGCGGACGTGGCGATATACCACGAGGACGAACGCCTCGAACGCTTCCAGCACAAACCGTACACCGAACTCGTCTCGGACATGAGTCGGGAGGACGCAGACTGGCGCGACTACGACAAGCCCCGGTACTTCCTGTTCCCGGCAACGAACAACGGGCGCGACCTCTCTGCGATGGTGCAAGCCGAACTCGACAGCGGGCTTGCGAGCGACTGTTCTGACCTCTACATCACGGACGAACTCATCTCGAACCCCGTGAAGACGGGCGAACCCGGTGTAAAAGTCGAGTTCGAGCGCGTGTTGCACATGAAACGCCCCGACTTCAGCGGGTTCGAGTACTCGACGATTCTCTGTCTCGACAACCCAACGAGAGAGTTCCACCCGCAAGGCGCGTCGGTGATTCCGGGGAGTTTCCCCGTCCCCGAGGCGGACGAAGACCGGGTTGGCCTCATCGTCGACCACGACCTCGAGTTACCAGACGACTGGTTCAAGGTACACGTCACGGAGTTCGACCAACTCGACGAAGGCGTCGACCTGACTGGCCGCGAGGTCATCGTCGCGGTGGGTCGCGGTATCGGGAAAGACCCGACGAAGGGCATCGAACTCGCGCTTGACCTCGTCAAACAGTTCGACGATGCAGACCTCGGCCTCTCGCGCGGAGTGGTGACGGCCTCGTACAAAGTCGGCGGCCACGTCGAACAGTACGTTGCAGAAGAGCGCCAACTCGGTGAGACCGGACAGGTGGTTGCACCGCCGCTGTACATCGCGGCGGGCATCTCCGGGGCAATTCAGCACAAAGTCGGCGTCGACCAATCAGAGACGATTATCGCCATCAACACCGACTCCGACGCCCGGATTCGCGACTTCTCTGATTACTTCATCGAGGGGGACTTGTTCGAGATTCTCCCGCAGTTGACAGCAGCACTCGAAAGCGGCGAATTGAATCTGAAAGCACTCGCGGACGGACGCGGTGACGCACAATGA
- a CDS encoding electron transfer flavoprotein subunit beta/FixA family protein has product MHSIVLTKGVPDFREGQVSFNEEGHLERGKTPTVMNPNDKFALEAAMQTKVRHGGRVSVMSMGPPGYQGILVEAMRDVYADDLYLLSDREMAASDTWATAITLSAGIEKLGEPDLIFAGFKTADGETGHTGPQTAWCLDWPMITHVVALDVDEDEGRVRAKRLVEGDIKEIETVEVDLPAFIVMDPEFEPSYRRAEHRLVFKDLREETQARAEAAENAENAITVWDHVALNLDPNFIGLDGSPTIVSSVDPIPKAPAEREATMVEATDAEGMKEVLDVMDAFAAGD; this is encoded by the coding sequence ATGCACTCAATTGTTCTTACGAAAGGCGTTCCTGATTTCCGGGAGGGACAGGTCTCTTTTAACGAAGAGGGACATCTCGAACGGGGAAAGACGCCGACGGTGATGAATCCGAACGACAAGTTCGCACTGGAGGCGGCGATGCAGACGAAAGTCCGACACGGCGGCCGCGTCAGCGTGATGAGCATGGGGCCACCGGGCTACCAAGGCATTCTCGTAGAGGCGATGCGAGACGTCTACGCGGACGACCTGTATCTGCTCTCAGACCGCGAGATGGCCGCCTCAGACACGTGGGCGACCGCGATTACGCTCAGCGCGGGCATCGAGAAACTCGGCGAACCAGACCTCATCTTCGCGGGGTTCAAAACCGCAGACGGTGAGACAGGCCACACCGGCCCCCAGACGGCGTGGTGTCTTGACTGGCCGATGATCACCCACGTCGTTGCGCTCGACGTGGACGAAGACGAAGGCCGCGTTCGCGCAAAGCGCCTCGTCGAAGGCGACATCAAGGAGATAGAGACCGTCGAGGTAGACCTGCCGGCGTTCATCGTGATGGACCCCGAGTTCGAACCGAGCTATCGACGGGCCGAACACCGATTGGTGTTCAAAGACCTGCGCGAGGAGACCCAAGCACGCGCAGAGGCCGCAGAAAACGCAGAGAACGCGATTACGGTCTGGGACCACGTCGCGTTGAACTTAGACCCGAACTTCATCGGTCTCGATGGGTCGCCAACGATTGTTTCCTCGGTTGACCCGATTCCAAAAGCGCCCGCAGAGCGCGAGGCGACGATGGTCGAGGCGACGGACGCAGAGGGAATGAAAGAAGTGCTTGACGTGATGGACGCATTCGCGGCGGGGGACTAA
- a CDS encoding cupin domain-containing protein: MQKVRIAELDRRMSPASRRVPVAKALETEGLALNYFELAPGESFAFGYHCHHDQEEVFYVQEGTATFETDDGEISVEEGEAIRFAPGDHQQGFNHTDERVVALAIGSPKESTDIDLYGDCEDCGERTPQKIEMVETKDALVTVCLECGEQTGRYT; encoded by the coding sequence ATGCAAAAGGTTCGCATTGCCGAGCTAGACCGTCGAATGAGTCCCGCAAGCCGCCGCGTTCCCGTCGCAAAGGCACTCGAAACCGAGGGCCTCGCGCTCAACTACTTCGAACTCGCCCCCGGCGAGAGCTTCGCCTTCGGCTATCACTGCCACCACGACCAAGAAGAGGTGTTCTACGTCCAAGAGGGCACGGCGACGTTCGAAACCGACGACGGCGAGATTTCAGTCGAGGAAGGCGAGGCAATTCGCTTCGCCCCTGGCGACCACCAGCAAGGGTTCAACCACACCGACGAGCGCGTCGTCGCCCTCGCCATCGGGTCGCCCAAAGAGTCGACCGACATCGACCTCTACGGCGACTGTGAAGACTGTGGCGAGCGCACCCCGCAGAAAATCGAGATGGTCGAGACCAAAGACGCCCTCGTCACCGTCTGTCTCGAGTGTGGCGAACAGACCGGCCGGTACACGTAA
- a CDS encoding type 1 glutamine amidotransferase, which produces MTRLRFALLNAAHDDTDTKRNFRREVDADLVEFHATEGRLPDSFDFDGFLVTGSRSSVYWDEAWIQPLKDWVSEAIDRGLPALGVCYGHQLVADVLGGTVEGMGEYEIGYREITHFDNSPLFAGIGEAFLAFTSHQDAVTELPPGATRTAENGYGVHGFQVGDSFGVQFHPEYDMETARLLTESKDLTDEKRKAVMDGITEENYARAQQAKLVFENFCDYVREVKDIPRAPARR; this is translated from the coding sequence ATGACTCGGCTCCGATTCGCCCTTTTGAACGCTGCCCACGACGACACGGACACGAAGCGCAACTTTCGGCGCGAAGTGGACGCAGACCTCGTTGAGTTTCACGCCACCGAAGGCAGACTGCCCGACAGCTTCGACTTCGATGGGTTTCTCGTGACCGGGTCGCGCTCGTCTGTGTACTGGGACGAGGCGTGGATTCAGCCGCTCAAAGACTGGGTGAGCGAGGCAATCGACCGCGGCCTCCCCGCCCTTGGCGTCTGTTACGGTCACCAGTTGGTCGCAGACGTCCTCGGCGGCACGGTCGAAGGCATGGGCGAATACGAAATCGGGTATCGAGAGATTACCCACTTCGACAACTCGCCGCTGTTTGCCGGCATTGGTGAAGCGTTCCTCGCGTTCACCTCCCACCAAGACGCCGTCACCGAACTCCCGCCGGGCGCAACGCGCACCGCAGAGAACGGCTACGGCGTCCACGGCTTCCAGGTGGGTGACAGCTTTGGCGTGCAGTTCCACCCCGAGTACGACATGGAGACCGCCCGCCTGCTCACCGAGAGCAAAGACCTGACCGACGAGAAGCGCAAAGCGGTGATGGACGGCATCACCGAGGAAAACTACGCCCGCGCCCAACAGGCGAAACTCGTCTTCGAGAACTTCTGTGACTACGTCCGCGAAGTCAAGGATATTCCGCGCGCCCCGGCCCGTCGGTAG
- a CDS encoding alpha/beta hydrolase: protein MEVTPADGTTLVSSAAGDGETVAFVGDAGYGAWQWGWQHAALTGPFETIVYDHRGTGRSDAPPGPYSVETLADDLETVLRAHDARNAHLVGAGLGGMVALDYARRYSRARSLCLLCTAATGENIDTTPLAAPRDDPVALRDALTNALSAEFFKEQDSTIDQLVEWRTEDATPDGWAAQQAAIEGFDAGALYELTLPALVCHGTADAVWPVSGGEQLAEGLPKGEFFSLDGAGHLCHVEHSRVVNDELLGFLEAR from the coding sequence ATGGAAGTGACACCTGCAGACGGCACGACGCTCGTCTCCAGCGCCGCCGGAGATGGCGAGACGGTCGCGTTCGTCGGTGACGCGGGCTACGGCGCGTGGCAGTGGGGCTGGCAACACGCCGCCCTGACCGGGCCGTTCGAAACCATTGTTTACGACCATCGCGGAACCGGGCGTTCAGATGCGCCCCCCGGCCCGTACTCGGTTGAAACGCTCGCAGACGACCTCGAAACCGTCCTACGCGCCCACGACGCGCGGAACGCCCACCTCGTTGGGGCGGGACTCGGTGGGATGGTGGCGCTCGACTACGCCCGGCGGTACTCGCGGGCGCGCTCGCTGTGTCTGCTCTGCACGGCCGCGACGGGAGAGAACATCGATACGACGCCGCTCGCCGCACCGCGCGACGACCCGGTGGCGCTTCGAGACGCGCTCACGAACGCGCTGTCGGCCGAATTTTTCAAAGAACAAGACAGCACCATCGACCAGTTGGTCGAGTGGCGCACAGAAGACGCGACGCCGGACGGCTGGGCCGCCCAGCAGGCCGCCATCGAGGGCTTTGATGCGGGCGCACTCTACGAGCTAACGCTTCCCGCACTCGTCTGCCACGGGACGGCCGACGCGGTGTGGCCCGTCTCGGGAGGCGAACAACTGGCCGAGGGCTTACCGAAGGGCGAATTTTTCTCACTCGACGGTGCCGGACATCTCTGTCACGTTGAACACTCGCGGGTCGTCAACGACGAGCTGCTCGGGTTTCTCGAAGCACGATAA